TACTTCAGGGCAAACTCGCCCCCATAGTGCACTACCAGAATACGTATTTGGCAGGGTTGCTTACCCTCTTCATTGGATTAGGATATTTTTTGGTAGGTTTTACACGAAAAAAAAAGCCAGCGTTGTAGCTGGCTTTTCAGTTATGCACGATCTTCTTCTTCTTTAGGTCGAGAAGGTTTAGGTTTGTCCCCTCCTCCTGATTTAAGGATAGTACACGTAGTGAATGCTGGATGTAACATGGTGTTAGTTTTTTAAGGTTATAATTTATTGTTAGTTTTCTCTAAATTATAAAATGTCATCAGGCAACAGAAAAATTTACACTTATTTCTTACTATCTTTTCAGCTTAATGGATATAGAGGAGTACAAAGCTAGTTTACACCAACCAAAACCCTCACCAGACTTAAACCGACCACTGCAAGCTTTATGGTACGCTGCTAAGGGTAATTGGCACAAGGCTCACGAATTGGTTCAGGATGAGCCAGATGCTGATAGCGCTTGGGTGCATGCTTACCTCCATCGGGTAGAAGGCGATAAATTCAATGCTGCGTATTGGTACAATCGCGCCAGTCGTCCCATTTCTAGTGAGACTTTTAACAAAGAATGGGAAAAAATTGCATTTAACTTAATTTAAGAGAAAAAGTTTGCTAAAGTAATAACTATCCTTTACCTTAATCAGAATAATAAGCAAGGCATTATAATTTTTGCCAAAAAGCTGTTTCTACTGCCTGAAAAGGAATTTCAGGCTCACCCCTTCCCTCACTTGTATATTCAGGATTAATTTGTAACTAAATATTACAAATCTAGGATTTATTTGCTTTTTTTGTTATTTTTATAAAAATATTACAAGTGTATAAAAAGTGTCGTTTCGCATTTTTTTAAAGTAAAACCAAATGGAGAATAGTAATAACAAGACAACTAATTTAATTGAGGCTCTGAAGGAGTACAACAAATCTTTGTCTGAGCAGATCACTCGGATCAAATCGTTTATCAGCGAAATTGATAAGCAGATTAATCAGCACCAGAAGAACAGTACTCCTGTAGATCACAACAAAATTAATATCCCGTTCTCTAAAGATTATCTCGTCTATAAGTCTAAGAAGAATATGAACTAGGCAAGCGTATTAGCTTAATCCGTCTACCTTTGCTTCCCGGCTTACTTTCTTAACAAGCCCTTGTAATACTCTACCTGGCCCGCATTCTGTGAAGTGCGTTGCTCCATCGTTCAGCATACTAGATACTGATTGTGTCCATCGCACCGGAGCCATAAGCTGCGCTATCAAGTTATTTTTTACTACTTCTATCTCAACAGCGGGTAAACCTGTCACATTCTGATAAATTGGGCAAATAGGTTTACTAAAGCCTGTTTGGTTAATTGTCCGTTCAAGCTCATTGTAAGCCGGCTCCATAAGCGGAGAATGAAACGCTCCTCCTACCGCTAATGGAATAACTCGTTTGGCTCCAGCCTCCTTCAAAGCTTCTGTTGCTAATTCAATACCACGGTGAGTACCAGAAATTACTATCTGACCGGGTGAGTTATAATTAGCCGGGAGCACTACTTCTTCTTTAATAGATCGGCATACGTCTTCTACAGTAGCATCTTCTAAACCCAACACGGCTGCCATAGTAGAGGGATTCTGTTCGCAGGCCTTTTGCATGGCTGTAGCCCGCTGCGATACCAAGCGTAGACCATCGGTAAAACTTAGTACCTGACCTGCCACTAATGCCGAGAATTCACCTAACGAGTGACCAGCAACCATATCCGGGGAAAAATCCTCTTGAACCAATGCTCGCACTACCGAATGGACAAATATTGCTGGCTGGGTTACTTTTGTCTGCTTTAAGTCTTCTTCAGAGCCTTCAAACATTATTTTTGATATAGAAAACCCCAGTGTTTCATCAGCTTGACGGAATAATTCTTGGGCTTGACTGTTCTGATCAAATAACTCTTTTCCCATGCCTGGAAATTGGGCACCTTGGCCCGGGAAAATGTAAGCGTGTTTCATAAATAGACGTAGGTTATGATTATAATAAAAATCGAGATTTCAACTCGGGCGTAGGAATCCGACAGTGGTTACTTCGGCCAAAGACCCGATAACGAAAGCGGGCTACAATATCGTAAAAAAAGTCACGAATAACAGGGGGCACTACTATGAAGATGTAGCAAAGAGGCCATATTCCCGATAAATGCCGGGCAATGTGGAGCGCAGCAGTACTTTTCAGATATACTTTCTCGCCCCGAATAAATACTAAACTATCCAGATACTGGGCGTCAAGTTGGTGCTTTTTCAGTAGTTCACGCCCGGCTTCGGACTGAAGTGAAGAAAACAAAAATCGCTGCGACGGATCACGATCAATGATAAAGTTAACGGCATGATTGCAAAGATTGCACACGCCGTCAAACAGAACAATAATTTTATCGGAAGTGGCTGAGTTATAGGTCTTCGGGCTCATACATAATATGAACCCACCCTTTAATGGTTTGTTGGCTTAATGCTGGGTCTAGCGTAATAAACTCTACATCAGCTACGTAGTAGTAGACTCCGGCGGATACTAGGTTTCCGGCTTCGGTACGCCCGTTCCAGTTAATGTTTATGGAATTTTCTGTAGTACCTGACTCAAAAGCGTATACTTCCTTACCCCATCGATTATAAAAACGAATACGAACACTGCTAACAAATCGGGGACACTCTTCAGTAGTAGATGCTCCGGCCTGAGTAGACAGACCTAAAGGACGAAAAGTATCATTGTCGCCGTCACCATTAGGGGTAAACACATTCGGCAGTACATACTTCGGGCAATTCTCTACGCAGATCGGGGGGCTTAGGGTGCTCTCGTTGCCAGAGCGGTCCACGGCAGAAATGCGATAACATCCGGCCAGCGAGCGCAAACCAGTGTGCTCAAAGAACGTATCGGTACTGGTACCCACTAAATTAAACGTACTATCGGCTTCACCTATGGCGGAAAAATAAATATTGTAGAAGCGCACATCATTATCACAGCCCTCTCCTATATTCGCTTCCCACGCTATGCTATTAAAAAAGTCCGTTGATCCACAGGGCTGACTGGCTACTTGGCTTTGACATTCTTCCGCCGTACCATTCGGAATCGATACCGTTAGTGGTTCGCAGGGAGGAATAGTATCATTGGGCTGAGCACAAGCAACCTGTGATAAGTTAATGAACGACGGTGGGTTTAAAGCTTCATTCCCATAGCTACCCTGCGTTACAATGTAGTAGCAATACTCCAGTTCATCCGATAGAGGCCCACCAGTGATACTGCCATCATCGGTATACTGCAACCCGTTCGCCACCACATCAATACTATCAATCAGCACAAATCTTCCCGGATCGTCAGGGTCAACCCGATCGCGGTAAATGTAATGGTAGGGAAAGTCAGTGGAAGTAATGGACCACGGTACATTTGCTTGCCAGTCTAACGTAATGCTTCCTACTAAAGGAGTAGGCTCTAATCGTACGGAAGAAGCCACCGCCGACGAGTCAATCCGGTCACCACTAGCATCGTATAGATATATTTTATAATAGAACGGCTCATTTAGGGTATTCAATCCGGTATCTACAAATGAAGTATCGGGAATAATACCGGAAATAATTTCTTCGGAACCACTTTCGCCAAATCCTGTTCCTCTTACCACCTGGTAGGTATACGGAGGTGGAAACAATGCTTGATCAATTTCAAAGGGCGAACGCCAGGCTACTTCAATCACTCCGGCATCGGTATCGGTAGCTGTTACGCTCACATTGGTAATTACCGGGGCATCTACTTGCATTTCGGCACAAAACTCTTCAGAGGCATAACTTTCGGCACCATCCGGGAATACTGCAACTAAACGATAGCAGTAATTCACGCCCGGTTCCAGACCTTCATCGAGGTAGCTGACCACACTTTTATCCACTTCCGCTACCAATTCATAACCCAACCCATCAGGAATACCGATTTGGCAATTTTCCGGCACAAAATCAGTACTATCGGGCTTACGCCAAATTTGAATACGAACGTCATCTACATTTCCGCAAGAGTAAGCTTCCCAATCTAGGTCAACCGACCGTCCGGGAGCCGCCTGAGCAGAAATTAGTTGCGGAGCCGGAGCTACTACCGTAACGTTCCATATACCAAATTCGGCTAGAGGTGGCCCGGTAGCCGGATCAACATCCGTCACTTTGAAATTCACTTGGTAAGCCCCCGCTCGCACATGGTTACAATTAGTTTCCCAGCGAAAGTTGCCCTGGCCGGGCGAAGATTGCGGATCAGTAGGAGAAAAGGTAGCGGGACTATTTAAAATCTCGAAAACTTCACCAAAACCAGAGAACACGATATTATCTCCATCGGGATCGGTTCCGGTAACCACGGCTTCCAACACAGTACCAGCTTCAATACAGGTATCTGCTGGAATTTCTAGCGTAGGTGGGTCGTTGTCCGCATTTTCCACGATAATTTGCATATCGCGGGTTACGTAGCCCAGAAGTTCCCACGTTCCATCTATGAGTCGCCATTCCTCTATAATGAAGGCTACGTTATATTCATTTTTACTACCTACATCCCCCTGTAAGGCAGGAGCATCCCACACCAGCTCGCCCGTTACCGGATCAAGCGTTAGGGTTGAAGGCAATTCTGGGTCATTTTGGGTAGTAGCCGTTGCGGGAGCTGTCTGCTGATCGTAGACATCCGGGTCTTGGTAGCCATTCACTGGCTCACCGTCCGGAAAGGTATTACTCGGCCCACCTTGCTTAGGCACCACCAGCTTGTAAGAGAGGCTGTCGCCGTCAGGATCTACTGCCCCAGGGTTATGCACAAACCGACGGCCTACCACCGCGCCTTCTATCGGCGGATTAGTAAGAACTGGCGAGCTGTTGCACAAAACCGCATCAATAGAAATTTTTGTTTCGATGTAGAACGGAGTGTTGACCGAGTTGGTCATATTTAAGATATCGGCATTTCGGTTAAGCTCACGAAAGCTGATGATATAATCACCATTGCCAGGAAAAGCAACATTCGTAAGCACAAACTCACTTACTCGGATCAAATTCTGGTTGTCAATTACTTCCCGAGTAAAGAAGTCATTTGCAGTATTTATATCTATATCATCACCAAAACCTAAATTCAGAATACCGTTACCAAATTCTACTTCCGATCCGGTGTCTTCGTAACCAATAATCCGAATAGTAAATAAATCATTCTGACAAGACTGACGCTCAACAATAATCTCTCCGGCCCGGATATGGGTAGCCCACGCTCTATCTACTCTCGCTATTAGCCCTAGAGCCATAATTGCCAGAAATAAGCAAATTTTTTTCAAGACACCTGCATTAAAATGAATAATCTGATTTTTTCAGTACAAAAATAATTATAAATAAAAATATAAAAAATTTACTATTTTCAATATAGTACTATTTGGATTAATAACGAACAAAAAAACGAATAATTGCGGTCAATTCACAGTAAAGGTAAGAATGTCAGGTGTAAAATGAACCGAAGGATTATGTGACTTTTTGTTAACTTTTAATAACAAGTTTCTTAAACAAATTGTGTTTTAAGCGAACTGAGCCATTTGTAGTATAGTTATACTCATGGCAGCATATAGCACAGTTTAGAAACGTTCAAAATAATAAAGCTGATGAGGAATACTTTGCTTACTAACGATTCCTGGTATAATTTTAAATGTTTTAGATTATTGTTTACTGTTTGAACTATCACTTTTTATGAGTTGGTTTTCCCAAGCCCTGAATAGCACTATTGGTAAAAAAGTAATTATGGCACTCACCGGCCTATTCTTAATCACCTTTTTAATTGTACACGCATCAGGTAACACTTTATTGTTTCGTAGCGATGGCGGAGAAGCATTTAATCTCTATGCCGAATTTATGACCACAAATCCCCTCATTAAAGCTGCCTCCATTATTCTGTATTCCGGTATTATTCTGCACGTAGTTTACGCACTGGTACTATCCATACGTAATAAAAGTGCTCGTCCGGTAGGTTATTCCGTAGCGAACTCCAGTCAAAACAGTAGTTGGAAATCACGAAATATGGGAGTTTTAGGGACAATTGTTCTCATTTTTCTCATTATTCATATGCGTTCTTTTTGGTACGAAATGAAGTTTGGTGAGGTGCCTACTATGCTGGTTGATGGTGCGGAAGTAAAGGATTTATATTCTATTGTAACCGCAGCCTTTACTCAGTGGTGGTACGTGCTAATTTATGTATTGGCAATGGTTGGCTTAGGCTATCACTTGGCGCATGGGTTCTGGAGTGCTTTCCAAACGCTAGGCTTGCAGCATAAAAAATACTCCCCGTTTATTAAAAGTGCGGGTTTAGCGTTTGCTATTGCAGTGCCTCTGTTGTTTGCTTCCATGCCAATTTATCTATTTATCAAAAGCTTATCGTAGATGATGAACCTAATGTTGTGATGCTGATGATAGATAGGCTAACAGGGTAAAATTTATATTTTAGAATTAACTAGTTTGATGATATGGTTTTAGACGGAAAAACACCCACTGGCCCTCTGGCCGAACAATGGACAAAACACAAGTTTGGATTAAAGCTGGTGAATCCGGCTAATAAGCGAAAGTACGATATTATTGTAGTCGGCACTGGATTAGCAGGAGCCTCAGCGGCAGCTTCCCTAGCCGAACTGGGTTATAATGTGAAATCGTTTTGCTTTCAAGATAGTGCCCGACGAGCGCACAGTATTGCCGCGCAAGGAGGAATTAATGCAGCGAAGAACTATCAAAATGATGGCGACAGCGTTTTCCGCTTATTTTATGATACGGTAAAAGGAGGCGACTACCGCTCTCGCGAGGCTAATGTCTATCGGTTGTCGCAAGTCAGTGTTAATATTATTGATCAAGCCGTAGCCCAAGGCGTACCTTTTGCCCGGGAGTACGGTGGGTTACTCGATAACCGCTCGTTTGGCGGTGCTCAGGTGTCCCGAACTTTTTACGCCCGGGGCCAAACCGGCCAGCAGCTTTTGCTGGGAGCCTACAGTGCCATGAGCCGACAGGTAGCCAGCGGTAAAATTAAAATGTACCCGCGTACCGAAATGCTGGATGTGGTAACCATTGATGGGGAAGCCAAGGGCATTGTAGTACGAAACTTGCTGACTGGCGAGATTGAATCGCATTCGGCTCATGCGGTGGTACTAGCTACCGGAGGGTACGGTAACGTATTTTTTCTGTCAACTAATGCTATGGGCTGTAACGCCACGGCAGCTTGGCGCGCCTACAAAAAAGGAGCTTATTTCGCTAACCCTTGCTTTACCCAGATTCACCCTACTTGTATTCCGGTTTCGGGCGATTACCAATCCAAGCTAACGCTTATGTCGGAGTCGCTGCGAAACGATGGGCGAGTATGGGTACCTAAAACGGTAGAAGATGCTAAGGCGATACAAGAGGGAAAGAAAAAAGCAGGGGAGCTAGCTGAAGAAGACCGGGATTACTACTTGGAGCGCAAGTATCCGTCATTCGGCAACCTAGTGCCACGCGATGTGGCTTCCCGTAATGCCAAAGCCGTGTGCGACGAAGGGCGCGGAGTTGCTGAGACCGGATTGGCGGTGTATCTAGACTTCCGAGATGCTATTAAGCGCGATGGGCAAGATACCATTTCCGCTCGCTACGGTAATCTCTTCGAAATGTACGAGAAGATTACCGGCGACAATCCGTATCAAGTGCCGATGATGATTTATCCGGCGGTACATTATACCATGGGTGGCTTGTGGGTAGATTACAACCTGATGACCACCGTTCCCGGACTGTATTCTATTGGTGAATCTAATTTCTCCGACCACGGAGCTAACCGATTGGGTGCTAGTGCCCTGATGCAAGGTTTAGCTGATGGCTACTTTGTGCTTCCCTACACCATCGGTGACCACTTAGCTAACCAGTCTTACGAAAAAACCCCAGCAACGCACGATGCTTTTAAAGAAGCAGAAGCGGGCGTGAAGGATAAATTGAATAAAATTATC
This region of Tunicatimonas pelagia genomic DNA includes:
- the fabD gene encoding ACP S-malonyltransferase, whose product is MKHAYIFPGQGAQFPGMGKELFDQNSQAQELFRQADETLGFSISKIMFEGSEEDLKQTKVTQPAIFVHSVVRALVQEDFSPDMVAGHSLGEFSALVAGQVLSFTDGLRLVSQRATAMQKACEQNPSTMAAVLGLEDATVEDVCRSIKEEVVLPANYNSPGQIVISGTHRGIELATEALKEAGAKRVIPLAVGGAFHSPLMEPAYNELERTINQTGFSKPICPIYQNVTGLPAVEIEVVKNNLIAQLMAPVRWTQSVSSMLNDGATHFTECGPGRVLQGLVKKVSREAKVDGLS
- a CDS encoding gliding motility-associated C-terminal domain-containing protein, with translation MKKICLFLAIMALGLIARVDRAWATHIRAGEIIVERQSCQNDLFTIRIIGYEDTGSEVEFGNGILNLGFGDDIDINTANDFFTREVIDNQNLIRVSEFVLTNVAFPGNGDYIISFRELNRNADILNMTNSVNTPFYIETKISIDAVLCNSSPVLTNPPIEGAVVGRRFVHNPGAVDPDGDSLSYKLVVPKQGGPSNTFPDGEPVNGYQDPDVYDQQTAPATATTQNDPELPSTLTLDPVTGELVWDAPALQGDVGSKNEYNVAFIIEEWRLIDGTWELLGYVTRDMQIIVENADNDPPTLEIPADTCIEAGTVLEAVVTGTDPDGDNIVFSGFGEVFEILNSPATFSPTDPQSSPGQGNFRWETNCNHVRAGAYQVNFKVTDVDPATGPPLAEFGIWNVTVVAPAPQLISAQAAPGRSVDLDWEAYSCGNVDDVRIQIWRKPDSTDFVPENCQIGIPDGLGYELVAEVDKSVVSYLDEGLEPGVNYCYRLVAVFPDGAESYASEEFCAEMQVDAPVITNVSVTATDTDAGVIEVAWRSPFEIDQALFPPPYTYQVVRGTGFGESGSEEIISGIIPDTSFVDTGLNTLNEPFYYKIYLYDASGDRIDSSAVASSVRLEPTPLVGSITLDWQANVPWSITSTDFPYHYIYRDRVDPDDPGRFVLIDSIDVVANGLQYTDDGSITGGPLSDELEYCYYIVTQGSYGNEALNPPSFINLSQVACAQPNDTIPPCEPLTVSIPNGTAEECQSQVASQPCGSTDFFNSIAWEANIGEGCDNDVRFYNIYFSAIGEADSTFNLVGTSTDTFFEHTGLRSLAGCYRISAVDRSGNESTLSPPICVENCPKYVLPNVFTPNGDGDNDTFRPLGLSTQAGASTTEECPRFVSSVRIRFYNRWGKEVYAFESGTTENSININWNGRTEAGNLVSAGVYYYVADVEFITLDPALSQQTIKGWVHIMYEPEDL
- a CDS encoding fumarate reductase/succinate dehydrogenase flavoprotein subunit encodes the protein MVLDGKTPTGPLAEQWTKHKFGLKLVNPANKRKYDIIVVGTGLAGASAAASLAELGYNVKSFCFQDSARRAHSIAAQGGINAAKNYQNDGDSVFRLFYDTVKGGDYRSREANVYRLSQVSVNIIDQAVAQGVPFAREYGGLLDNRSFGGAQVSRTFYARGQTGQQLLLGAYSAMSRQVASGKIKMYPRTEMLDVVTIDGEAKGIVVRNLLTGEIESHSAHAVVLATGGYGNVFFLSTNAMGCNATAAWRAYKKGAYFANPCFTQIHPTCIPVSGDYQSKLTLMSESLRNDGRVWVPKTVEDAKAIQEGKKKAGELAEEDRDYYLERKYPSFGNLVPRDVASRNAKAVCDEGRGVAETGLAVYLDFRDAIKRDGQDTISARYGNLFEMYEKITGDNPYQVPMMIYPAVHYTMGGLWVDYNLMTTVPGLYSIGESNFSDHGANRLGASALMQGLADGYFVLPYTIGDHLANQSYEKTPATHDAFKEAEAGVKDKLNKIISINGSQTVDQLHKKLGRVIWDKCGMSRTAEGLKEAREEVKQIKDEFWNDVKVLGTAEELNQTLEKANRVSDFIELGALMIEDALDREESCGGHFREEYQTPEGEALRDDENFSYVAAWEYQGTDLPAKLNKEDLVFENVKLTQRSYK
- a CDS encoding thiol-disulfide oxidoreductase DCC family protein, whose product is MSPKTYNSATSDKIIVLFDGVCNLCNHAVNFIIDRDPSQRFLFSSLQSEAGRELLKKHQLDAQYLDSLVFIRGEKVYLKSTAALHIARHLSGIWPLCYIFIVVPPVIRDFFYDIVARFRYRVFGRSNHCRIPTPELKSRFLL
- a CDS encoding succinate dehydrogenase cytochrome b subunit — translated: MSWFSQALNSTIGKKVIMALTGLFLITFLIVHASGNTLLFRSDGGEAFNLYAEFMTTNPLIKAASIILYSGIILHVVYALVLSIRNKSARPVGYSVANSSQNSSWKSRNMGVLGTIVLIFLIIHMRSFWYEMKFGEVPTMLVDGAEVKDLYSIVTAAFTQWWYVLIYVLAMVGLGYHLAHGFWSAFQTLGLQHKKYSPFIKSAGLAFAIAVPLLFASMPIYLFIKSLS